A region from the Fusarium graminearum PH-1 chromosome 4, whole genome shotgun sequence genome encodes:
- a CDS encoding histidyl-tRNA synthetase, with protein sequence MAPKTKFELKTPKGTKDWEGKDMVIRDHIFNTITQVFKRHGGVTIDTPVFELREILAGKYGEDSKLIYDLADQGGEICSLRYDLTVPFARFLAMNKQIQNIKRYHIAKVYRRDQPAMTKGRMREFYQCDFDIAGTYDPMLPDAEVLRIITEVFEGLGWNGGYTIKLNHRKILDGIFQVCGVPEDKIRTISSAVDKLDKLPWADVRKEMTEEKGLDGEVADRIGEWVVLKGKQDLLKKLQSTESLAANESMKKGMEDLELLFEYLEAFNCLDRVSFDLSLARGLDYYTGLIYEVVTQGSAPEVTPGQENTDSKPSKKKGKKGGEDDDRSDDPTVGVGSVAAGGRYDNLVGMFSGKSQIPCVGISFGVDRIFSITKAKLAAEKSAAVRSNDVDVYAEFLYKVKPKLPAQFKAAEANGVPFAIFLGDDEVASGKVKIKEMGLQEGHPEKEGILVSQEDMAKEIKVRLQRKRELDAMTTQAEGLRVVHGIKGNAKDAEKKEESAKPETTTPAAAEPAPETEEQSPANPSA encoded by the exons ATGGCGCCCAAGACAAAATTCGAGCTCAAGACCCCCAAGGGCACAAAGGACT GGGAGGGAAAGGATATGGTCATTCGTGATcatatcttcaacaccatTACCCAAGTTTTCAAGCGCCACGGCGGAGTCACAATTGATACCCCTGTCTTCGAGCTTAGAGAGATTCTCGCCGGCAAATATGGAGAGGACAGCAAGCTCATCTACGATCTCGCCGACCAAGGTGGTGAGATCTGCTCCTTGCGATATGACTTGACCGTCCCCTTCGCCCGCTTCCTCGCCATGAACAAGCAAatccagaacatcaagcGATACCACATTGCCAAGGTCTACCGTCGAGATCAGCCCGCCATGACCAAGGGCCGTATGCGAGAATTCTACCAGTGCGATTTCGACATTGCTGGAACCTACGACCCCATGCTGCCCGACGCCGAGGTTCTCCGCATCATCACAGAAGTCTTTGAGGGGCTTGGCTGGAACGGTGGATACACGATAAAGCTGAATCACAGGAAGATCCTCGACGGTATCTTCCAGGTCTGCGGCGTGCCTGAAGACAAGATCCGCACCATCTCCTCGgctgtcgacaagctcgacaagctgCCCTGGGCTGATGTGCGCAAGGAAATGACCGAGGAAAAGGGACTCGACGGCGAGGTCGCTGACCGAATTGGAGAGTGGGTTGTCCTGAAGGGCAAGCAAGATCTGCTCAAGAAGTTGCAGAGCACAGAGAGTCTGGCCGCCAACGAGTCCATGAAGAAGGGTATGGAGgatcttgaacttctttTTGAATACCTCGAGGCTTTCAACTGCCTGGACCGGGTTTCTTTTGACCTCAGCCTGGCTCGAGGTCTTGACTACTACACCGGCCTCATCTACGAGGTTGTCACTCAAGGTTCTGCCCCCGAAGTTACCCCCGGTCAGGAGAATACGGATTCcaagccttccaagaagaagggcaagaagggcggagaggatgatgacCGCTCTGATGACCCCACTGTTGGCGTTGGAAGTGTGGCTGCTGGAGGCAGATACGACAACCTCGTCGGCATGTTCTCTGGCAAGAGCCAAATTCCTTGTGTCGGTATTTCTTTCGGCGTCGACAGAATCTTCTCTATTACCAAGGCTAAGTTGGCTGCCGAGAAGAGTGCCGCCGTCCGCAGCAATGACGTTGACGTCTAT GCTGAGTTTCTCTACAAAGTCAAGCCTAAGCTTCCTGCGCAATTCAAGGCAGCCGAGGCTAACGGCGTGCCTTTTGCAatcttccttggtgatgacgaggtCGCCTcaggcaaggtcaagatcaaggagatgggACTTCAGGAGGGTCACCCTGAGAAGGAAGGTATTCTTGTCTCTCAGGAAGATatggccaaggagatcaaagTCCGCCTTCAACGAAAACGCGAGCTCGATGCGATGACCACACAGGCCGAAGGCCTCCGAGTGGTTCACGGTATTAAGGGCAATGCGAAGGatgcagagaagaaggaggagagtgCTAAGCCTGAAACTACTACACCAGCAGCGGCCGAGCCGGCTCCAGAAACGGAAGAGCAAAGCCCCGCCAACCCATCGGCGTAG